CAGAGTGCTGGAGCCGGACCCGACCGAGGCCCCCGCACCGAGGGGGCCGTAGTTGGCGGAGTTGCGCGGCCCCATGACGTCGTTGCCGACCAGGCTGGGGGGGTTGGCGTGATCCACCGGCTGTACGACCGGGGTGAGCTTCTCGATATCGGTCAGGTGATCGAGAAGGGTGACGTCGTCCGTGGCGTCGGCCACGGTGTTCGCCGCGGCGTACTCCGCGAAGGACCGTGCCCGGGAAGCGGGCAGTACGAGCGCCACGGAAGGCAGGTAGTCGTCGACCACCGGAGCCCAGTCGTGGCCCAACAGGGCCGCGGCGCGGACGGCGTTGGCGGTGCGTGATCCCCACTCCGCGAACAGGCTGATGGCGGCGTCCGGCCTCGCCGCGACGAGGGCCCCCACCCGTTCGGCGAACCCGGGAGCGAGAATCGCGTCGTCCTGGATCACCAGGTGATGAGTGGCCGAGGGCGCCACCGTCTGCCAGGCGAGACGGGCTGTGCGCAGGGCGGACGACGGGCCGTCCGGTTCGGGGTCGGTGACGACCACGGCCGCCAGTTCGGGGTGGGCTGCGGACAACCGCTCTGCGGCTGCCTGGCGGCGTGGGTGAGCCATGATCACGGTGGAGAGGCTGATCGGGCGGGGTGCGGCAGTCATAGGTCAGGGGTTCCGGTCTGACAGGGGGCGGGGGACGGTAGCGGTTCGGGGGGCGGGGGGCCGGGGGGCCGCGGGCGGGTATCACCGCTCGGTCTTCCCGGACTCCGCGGAGCGCCCGCCGAGGAGTCCTGTCGCGTACCGCAGGGGCCCGAGCCAGTGCAGGACGGGCTGGGCCAGGAACGCGGGCACCAGCCGCAGTCCGCCGGGGGACGGGAGCTCGGCCCGCTCCCGGGCGCCTTGATGGGCCGCCAGCCAGAACTCCGCCCGGCGCACACACCACAGGGTGTGCACCACGGTGTAGCCGAGGGCGGCCGCGGCCCAGACGATCAGCTGCGCGTGCGCCTGGGCCCGAGCGAGGACGGTGACCGCGGCGAGGACCACCACCGGGCCGACGAACCACCAGAGGGTGTCGAGGAGCTCCTTCACGAACACCGCTGAGTTCCGTGGTTGGTGGGTCCGCAGGACGGGGTCGGTCAACAGCCGTCGCAGCCCCGCCAGACTCCCCTTCGCCACGATCGCGTAGGCGCTGCCGAGGGAACGGACGCTCGGGTACCGGTCGACGAGATTGAAGACCGGGAGCACCACCATGCCGGCCCTCGCGGAGGAGAGCTTGTAGCCGATGAGGAGGTCGTCCACGGGCTCCTCGTACATCCCGATCGCCACGAGCGTGTCATGACGCACGAAGAGGCCGGCACCCACGCCGTACACCACCGGTTCGGCGACGGCCGCGAGGCCGGAGGGAAGCCCGGACCCGGCGATCCGGGCGCACGCCCGGATGCGGTGGGCCTCGACACCGGCGCGGCGGCGCAGATCGGCGAGGGCATGGGCGCGCAGCAGTACGTCCTGGCGCCCCCGTCGGGCGGCGTGCGGGCGGCGGAGCTGGAGCGGCAGTTGCTGGATCAGTTCCGGCGGGTGTCCCGAAGGCACCCGGGCGGCCTGCGCCACATGCCAGAGGGTGGTGCTGTCCGGCTGGGAGTCGGCGTCGTACAGACCGACGTAGGTCATGGCGGGCACGGCGTCCGGGGGCAGCAGGGCCGGGAGCTGTTCGACGGCGTGCACCAGCTGGCTGCTCTTGGCTCCCTCGGCGGTGTGGTGCAGGTGGTGCAGGCTCGCTCCGGGGTGCTCCGCTGCCAGCAGGGGCAGTAGGTTCCGGGCGATCTCGCGTGTGGTGGGGACTGCGCCGACCTCCGAGCGGAGGGCGGCGGCGGGGTCCGCCGCCGCGCGCACGCGCGCGGCGACCCCCGCGGCCCTGGAGGAGGGGACGAGTCCGCTCAGCCGCGCCGCCGCTCGGGCGCCGTCCTCGGCCAGGGCCGTGGCCAGGGCGGGCAGACGGCGGAGGGCGGCGTCCCTTTCGCGTTCCTCGCGTTCGGTGGTGACCACCACGATGTGCAGCAGATGCCGTGGGTAGTCGAGGCCGAGCGCGCCACGCACGACCTCCTCCAGCAGGTCCTGCTCACGCAGGGCGGGCACCAGGAGCACGACATGGGGCGCCGGGCCGTCCTCCGGCGGGCGTACGGCCCGGCGTCGGCGGTCGAGGGCCCGCGCCGTCCCCGCGGCGCGGGCGGTGAGCAGAGCCCCCCACAGGAGAACCGCCCACAGGACGGTCAGAGCGATCGTCGTCACGTGGGCCCCACCACGGGGTCACCGGCCGTCAGGAGCCGCAGGCCGTCGCGGGTGGCGCCGGCCTCACGCAGCCTCGCCACCAGTGGGCCGAGGCGCTCGGCCCAGGCCACGACGTCGGCGGGCACCAGGCGTTCCGGCTCACCGACCGGAATGCCGCGCAGCAGAACACCCAGCCGCGCACCCAGGGCCAGTGGGATCTCGGTGGTGAGCGTCCGCGCCCCGCCCACCTCCACGAGGTCCACCCGCAGGACGCCGTCGGCCAGTGACGGGTCCACGCGGACCAGGCCGAGCTCCGCCGAGCGGGCCAGGAGCGGTCCGGTGTTCTCCAGCAGGAGCTTCGCCGGGACGGCGGAGCGGTGGTGCACGCCGACGCTCAGCTCGACGACCGTGTCGAAGAACCTGTTGGGGAACCTGCGGTACTGACCGCGCAGCAGGTGGCGGCGGCGGGGCAGGGCGGGATCGGCGTGCCGTGCGATCCGTACGATCCGGGGCGGTTCGGCGTCGTCTCTCAGGGTGATGCGCAGTTCGAGCGAGGTGTCCAGGGAGAAGGAGTAGTCGTCCCCCTGCCGCCGCACACTGCGCGCGTCCTTGCCGATCTTGACGACCGTGCCGGTGGCGAACACCTGGATCTCGTCGTTGTGCCAGCGGTCACCGTACTTGTACTCGGCGGACCGGAACGAGCCGTCGGCGTGGAAGTTCGCCAGGACCACGGGGACGTCGGGCGTACGGGCCGGGCCGAAGTGGGCGAAGTGGGCGGCCCCGACCAGGGAGAGCTTCTGCTGGTGGCGGTCGAGCACTTCCAGGGACCACTGTTCGGGACTGACCACTCCGAACAGCTCGTTGGCGAAGGGGCGGTCGAGGTCGGGAGCGTAGATGTGCAGGTCGTTCCCGGCGCCGTCATCGCCCCAGGGCCGGCTCTGCACCTGCTCGCCGAGTTCGGCCCTGGACTGGAAGGTGTGGAAGGAGTACGCGTGCGGGTAGTCGTCGGGGTCGCGGCGCTGCGGGGGGTGCACGACGAGGTGGCGCAGGCAGGCGCTGGAGGAGCGCAGGGAGCGCAGCTCCGCCGGGGCCGCGCCGGGTTCACCGACCGGCCGGGGCGGCTCTTCGTCCGTCGCGCGCCGCGGCTGGACGGCGGGGGCCGCCGGGATGGGTCGGCTCAGCGTCGTTGCCAGGTGCCCGGCGAACCCCTCGATGTGGGCCGACGTCATGTGCGGCATCGCGTAGAAGTGGTGAAAGAGCCGGTCGACGACCCGCCCGTCCTCGGCCCGCCAGGGAAGCCTGTTGCCGACGAGGCGGTAGCGCTCGGTGAGCTCCCTGGGCAGTTTCCCGTCGTCAGCGGAGAACCCGACGACGAGAACGGTGTTGCCCGGCGACGGCTTCGTCAGTGCGTCGGGGTCCACCGCGCGGATGGCCTCGGCAAGCTCGTCGCGCAGCTCCAGGCAGCGGCGGAACGTCTTCCGGTAACCCTCGGCGGCGACGCCGAAGACCAGCGACCAGAGCGCCGCGGCCATGGCTCCGGAGCGGGACCCGGTGATGGTCTCGTCGATGAATCCGGACATCGGCGCCGCCACGGCACCGTGGCCGAGCAGACCTTTCCGGCACAGGAAGACGCCGCAGCTGTAGGGCATCAGGCCGGATTTGTGCGGGTCGAGCACCACGGAGTGGACGTGAGGGTTGCGGAAGTCGAAGGGCGTCGCGGGCGCGGTGAACGGCAGGATCATGCCGCCGTGGGCGGCGTCCACGTGGTGGAAGGACGCCGGCCCCGTCCCGTCGGCGACCCGGCGGCCGAGCAGAGCGGCGATCTCGTCGATCGGGTCGACAAGACCGGTGTTGTAGTAGCCGGCCGTGGTCACCACGATCACGCCGGTCCGGTGGTTCCCGTCCCCCGCCGCCGTGTCCTGGGCGGCCAGTTCGTCGAGGGCGCTCGCAACGGATTCCGCGTCCCACACCCAGGAGGGCCCCACGGGACAGGTCACGATCCTCAGATCGAGGATCTCCGCCGCCTTGGCCACCGAATGGTGGGCCAGATCCGAGGTGAGGACGACGACCCGGGTGGCTCCACCCGCGCGGAGGGCGTTCCGGCCGATGCGCAGCCCGGCGAGGGTCCCCTCGTTGGCACCGCCGGTCAGATACCCGTCGACGGAGTCGGCGTGCAGCAGCCCGCCGAGCGCCAGCACCGCCTCGCGCTCCAGGCGGCGCGTGCCGCGGACCCCGTCGCCGAAACGGGTGTGCACACCGACGTTGTTCGCGTTGCGGGCCACGAACTGCTCATGGCCGAGCAGGGCCAGCGGGTGCGGGGCGGTCATGGCGAAGCCCAGGCGTACCGGTTCGTCGTCGCCGTGCCAGTCGGGAATCTCCGCCAGCCGGGCATCCAGGATGTCGCGGAGGGCCCCCGCGTCGAGCGGCAGGGAGGGGAAGGGGTCGGTCTCCGTCGACCCGTCCTCAAGATCGGGCATCAGTGTCCCTCCCGGCGCAACGTGCAGCGGAGCACGGCACGTGGCCCGACGTCCAGCTGTCGCACGTAGTCGTGCACCGCGCCCTCGGGGGTCAGTCCCGCGTCGGCGAACGCCCGGAGTACGCGGTCCGGGGGAAGCAGCGTCATCGGCACCCCGTCGGGGAGCAGATACCGGCCCTCGGCGCCGTCCTGGCGCAGTTGAGGGTCGAGGACCCGCGAGGTGAAGCAGTTCAGCGCGAGCAGTCCGTCCGGACGCAGCACCCGGGCGATCTCGCTCACCGCGGCGCTCCACTGCGCGTGGTCCACGGCGTTGTGCAGCACTCCGTAGCAGACGACCAGCGCGAAGGACGCGTCCGGCGCGTCGATGGCGTGGGCCGCTCCCTGTCGGACGGCCACCTGTTCCCCGTACTCGCCGGTGCGGGTGCGGGTGGCCTCGACCATGCCGGAGTGCAGGTCCAGGGCGACCGTGGTGAAGCCCCGGTGCAGGAGGGCCAGAGTGTTGCGGCCGCCTCCGCAGCCGAGGTCGAGCGCGACCCCTTCGACGGGGGTCTGCCGCAACAGCTCGATCAGGTAGGGCTGGGCGTCGAGCGCGCTGAACCCGGCGACCGTCTCCGGGGAGTTCCAGTAGTCCGCGGCCAGCTCGGAAGATGCCTCGGTACGGGTCATCGGGGGAGCTCCGTCT
The nucleotide sequence above comes from Streptomyces sp. NBC_01116. Encoded proteins:
- a CDS encoding class I SAM-dependent methyltransferase, whose product is MTRTEASSELAADYWNSPETVAGFSALDAQPYLIELLRQTPVEGVALDLGCGGGRNTLALLHRGFTTVALDLHSGMVEATRTRTGEYGEQVAVRQGAAHAIDAPDASFALVVCYGVLHNAVDHAQWSAAVSEIARVLRPDGLLALNCFTSRVLDPQLRQDGAEGRYLLPDGVPMTLLPPDRVLRAFADAGLTPEGAVHDYVRQLDVGPRAVLRCTLRREGH
- a CDS encoding pyridoxal-dependent decarboxylase — translated: MPDLEDGSTETDPFPSLPLDAGALRDILDARLAEIPDWHGDDEPVRLGFAMTAPHPLALLGHEQFVARNANNVGVHTRFGDGVRGTRRLEREAVLALGGLLHADSVDGYLTGGANEGTLAGLRIGRNALRAGGATRVVVLTSDLAHHSVAKAAEILDLRIVTCPVGPSWVWDAESVASALDELAAQDTAAGDGNHRTGVIVVTTAGYYNTGLVDPIDEIAALLGRRVADGTGPASFHHVDAAHGGMILPFTAPATPFDFRNPHVHSVVLDPHKSGLMPYSCGVFLCRKGLLGHGAVAAPMSGFIDETITGSRSGAMAAALWSLVFGVAAEGYRKTFRRCLELRDELAEAIRAVDPDALTKPSPGNTVLVVGFSADDGKLPRELTERYRLVGNRLPWRAEDGRVVDRLFHHFYAMPHMTSAHIEGFAGHLATTLSRPIPAAPAVQPRRATDEEPPRPVGEPGAAPAELRSLRSSSACLRHLVVHPPQRRDPDDYPHAYSFHTFQSRAELGEQVQSRPWGDDGAGNDLHIYAPDLDRPFANELFGVVSPEQWSLEVLDRHQQKLSLVGAAHFAHFGPARTPDVPVVLANFHADGSFRSAEYKYGDRWHNDEIQVFATGTVVKIGKDARSVRRQGDDYSFSLDTSLELRITLRDDAEPPRIVRIARHADPALPRRRHLLRGQYRRFPNRFFDTVVELSVGVHHRSAVPAKLLLENTGPLLARSAELGLVRVDPSLADGVLRVDLVEVGGARTLTTEIPLALGARLGVLLRGIPVGEPERLVPADVVAWAERLGPLVARLREAGATRDGLRLLTAGDPVVGPT